DNA from Thermoleophilum album:
CCTCGCCAACGAGATCCTCGACGCTCAGCAGCAGCAGGGCGGCGCCTACAAGCGGAAGGACGACATCTTCCGGATGGCGCAAGCGAACAAGGCGTTCGCCCACTATCGCTGGTAGCGCGCTGTCAGGGCTCAGCCCGAGCTTTCCTGCGCGCGCAACTCCCTTTCGCTTGTTCGAGCGGGGTCGGCTTGCGCTCTTGACGGCCGTCGTGCCGAGCTTCCTTTGCGCCGGTTTCTCGTGAACGTCGCGACGCCGAGTGCGAGGATCGCGAGAGCGGCCACTAGTTCGATGTAGAAGCCGATACCAGCCTTACCGACAGCGCCCTCATAGTCGCTTCCGATAGCTCCGGTGCGGGTGGTCTCGGGCAGATCGATTAGGAGGGTAAGCAGGAGGGCGACTAGGCCCAGCGCTCCCATGGCAACCGACGCCGGGAGGCTCCGCCCAACGGTCGCGCCGAGGGCCATCACGGCGGCTACCAGCGCGATCAGCAGCATCGCTCCGGCGTGTTGCTCGAAGCCGCTCACGACACACCGGTCCGCAAGCGCGGGATTGGCGTCGTTGATGACCTCGCAAGAACCCGCGGCGAGCTCGACGCGGGCGACCGGAAGCGCCTCCGACACGGCCAGCATGGCGCTTGCGAGCGTCGCCGCGGCGAGCAGCGCCGCCCCGGCCGGATCACGACGCGCAAACCGCGCCGTGCGCTTGAGGAGAGCCCTCGGCCCTCTGCTACCATCCCCTGCCGTTCCGGCGGAGGACGCCCTCTCGATGTGCGTGTCTTCCGTCAGCTGGTTCTCCGGAGTCCGACCCGACGACATGGAGTCGCTGCCGAGATAGAACGTAACCGGGCAAGCGAACTTGTCGGTGTCGGGCCCGGGTGACCGGGCCCTTTTTCTGCTCCGCTACCCGAAGTCGATCGAGAAACCATGCCACGCAAAGTTCCACTCGAGAGGACGCGCAACATCGGCATCATGGCGCATATCGATGCCGGCAAGACGACTACCACTGAGCGCATCCTCTTCTACACCGGCCGCACCCACAAGCTTGGTGAGGTGCACGAGGGCGCGGCCACGATGGACTGGATGGAGCAGGAGCAGGAGCGCGGCATCACGATCACCTCAGCGGCGACTACCGCCTTCTGGAAGGACCACCGCATCAACATCATCGACACGCCGGGGCACGTCGACTTCACGGTCGAGGTCGAGCGCTCGCTGCGCGTGCTGGACGGCGCGATAGCGGTCTTCGACGCCGTAGCGGGGGTCGAGCCGCAGTCCGAGACGGTCTGGCGACAGGCCGACAAATACCGGGTCCCGCGCATCGCCTTCATCAACAAGATGGACCGCGTCGGGGCGAACTTCGACGCGTCGGTGCAATCGATGATCGATCGGCTGGGCGCGCGTCCTGTGCCGATCCAGCTGCCCCTCGGCTCCGAGGCCGACTTTCGCGGCGTCATCGACCTGATCACGATGAAGGCCATCGTCTGGCACGACGAGCTCGGCCGCGAGTGGGGCGAAGAGGAGATCCCCGCCGATCAGCTCGAGCGTGCGCAAGCTGCGCGCACGGAGCTCATCGAGGCGGTCGCCGAGTACGACGACGAGCTGATGGAGGACTACCTCGAGGACCGGCCGATCGAGCCCGCCCGCCTGAAGGCCGATCTGCGCAAGGCGACGCTCGACTTTCACGCCGGCGAGCGGCCACCGCTGACCCCGGTGCTCTGCGGCGCGGCTTTCAAGAACAAAGGCATTCAGCCGCTGCTCGACGCGGTCATCGATTACCTCCCGAGCCCGCTCGACATTCCGCCGGTGACAGGGATCGTTCCCGGGACCGCGGACGAGCACGGTGAGCCGCGCGTCGAACAACGGGAGCCTCGGGACGACGCGCCCTTCGCAGCGCTCGCTTTCAAAGTGATGTCCGACCCCTTCGTGGGCAAGCTCACCTACTTCCGGGTCTATTCGGGAACGCTGCAAGCCGGCTCCAAGGTCCTCAACGCGACGACCGGTCGCACCGAGCGGATCGGGCGCCTCCTGATGATGCACGCGAACCACCGCGAAGAGCAGGAGGAGGTCTATGCCGGCGACATCGCGGCGGCGGTGGGGCTCAAGCAGACCTCGACCGGCGACACCCTCTGCGATCCGCAGCACCCGATCGTGCTCGAAACGATGCAGTTCCCGGAGCCGGTCGTTCACCTCTCGATCGAGCCGAAGACGAAGGCCGACCAGGAGAAGCTCTCGGTGGGGCTTTCGCGGCTCGCCGAGGAAGACCCGACGTTCCGCGTGCGGACTGACGAGGAGACCGGTCAGACGGTGATCTCCGGGATGGGCGAGCTGCACCTCGAGGTGATCGTCGACCGTCTGCGGCGCGAGTTCGGTGTCGACGCCAACGTTGGCCGTCCGCAAGTGGCATACCGGGAGACGATTAAGGGCACCGCCAAGCGCGTCGAGGGCAAGTTCATCCGGCAGACCGGTGGTGCCGGCCAGTACGGCGTCGTCTATATCGACGTCGAGCCGGCAGCGGGCGAAGGCTTCGACTTCGTCAACGAGGTCAAGGGCGGCGCCGTGCCCTCGGAGTTCATCCCAGCCGTCGAGCAGGGCATCGAGGAGGCGATGGCGTCCGGGGTCTTGGCGGGGTATCCGGTACAAGACGTCCGCGTGCGCCTCGTCGACGGCAAGGCGCACGAGGTCGACTCGAGCGAGATGGCCTTCAAGATCGCCGGATCGCTGGCTTTCAAGGAGGCTGTCAAGCGCGCCAATCCGGTGCTGCTGGAGCCGATCATGGCGGTCGAGGTCGTCACGCCGCAGGAGTTCGTCGGCGACGTCATCGGCGACCTCTCCCGCCGGCGCGGGCGTGTCGAGTCCCAAGAGCAGCGCGGCAATGCGATTGCCGTGCGCGCCAGTGTGCCGCTGGCGGAGATGTTCGGCTACGCGACCGACCTGCGCTCGATGACTCAGGGACGGGCTACCTACACGATGCAGTTCAGTCACTACGAGGAAGTGCCTCCGCAAATCGCCCGCGAGATCGTCGAGAGCCGAGCGGGCGAGCCGGTAGGCGCCGCTAGCTAACGGGTATGTTTCCTCCGCTGGCCGAGCGTCGCCCTACGAATGCTTGAGAACAGACTTCGAGAAAGGAGTTAACGGGAGTGGCAAAGGAGAAGTTCGAACGCACCAAGCCGCACGTCAACGTCGGCACCATCGGTCACATCGACCACGGCAAGACGACCCTGACGGCCGCGATCACGAAGGTGCTCGCGGAGACCGTCGGTGGTGAGGCCAAGTCGTTCGAGGAGATCGACAACGCGCCGGAAGAGCGAGAGCGCGGAATCACGATCGCTACTTCCCACGTCGAGTACCAAACCGAGAAGCGGCACTACGCGCACGTCGACTGCCCGGGCCACGCCGACTACATCAAGAACATGATCACCGGCGCCGCTCAGATGGACGGCGCGATCCTCGTCGTCTCGGCTGCCGACGGACCGATGCCGCAGACGCGTGAGCACGTGCTGCTGGCACGGCAGGTCAACGTGCCGTACATCGTTGTCTTCCTCAACAAGGTCGACATGGTCGACGACGAGGAGCTTCTAGAGCTGGTCGAGATGGAAGTCCGGGAGCTCCTCTCCGAGTACGAGTACCCCGGCGACGAGGTTCCAGTCATCAAGGGCTCGGCGCTGAAGGCGCTGGAGGGGGACGAGGAGTACAAGAAGCGGATCCTCGAGCTCGCCGAGGCGCTCGACACCTACATCCCCGAGCCCGAACGTCCGCTCGACAAGCCGTTCCTGATGCCCATCGAGGACGTCTTCACGATCACCGGTCGAGGCACCGTCGTCACCGGCCGGATCGAGCAGGGAATCATCAAGACGGGCGACGAGGTCGAGATCGTCGGTATCCGCCCGACGCAGAAGACGGTCGTCACCGGCGTCGAGATGTTCCGCAAGATCCTCGACGAGGGGCGGGCCGGCGACAACGTCGGCTGCTTGCTGCGCGGTATCGAGCGCGACGCTGTGGAGCGCGGGCAGGTGCTGGCGGCTCCGGGCTCGATCACCCCGCATACCAAGTTCAAGGCGCAGGTCTACGCGCTTAAGAAGGAAGAGGGCGGTCGCCACACGCCGTTCTTCAACGGCTACAGGCCCCAGTTCTACTTCCGCACCACCGACGTCACTGGTGTCTGCCAGCTACCGGAGGGAACCGAGATGGTGATGCCCGGCGACAACGTCGAGCTCACCGTCGAGCTGATCCAGCCGATCGCCATGGACGAAGGTCTCCGCTTCGCGATTCGCGAGGGAGGCCGCACCGTGGGCTCGGGGGTGGTGACCAAGATCCTCGAGTAGGGATCGACTTCTCAGCGTTGCTCGGGGGCGGGCGCATGCCCGCCCCCGAGCGCGTAGGGAGAGGCTCGCACGATGGCATCTGTGACCCAAAACAAGATCCGCATCCGACTCAAGGCGTACGACCCTTCGGCCATCGAGACTGCCGCACGGGAGATCGTCGAGACCGCCGTGCGCACCGGTGCGCGCGTCTCGGGTCCGGTGCCGCTGCCCACGGAGCGCAACGTGTACTGCGTGATCCGCGGCCCCTTCAAGGACAAAGACTCGCGCGAGCACTTCGAAATCCGCACGCACAAGCGCCTGATCGATATCCATCAGCCGACGCCCAAGACCGTCGACTCCTTGCAGCGCCTCGATCACCTGCCGGCCGGGGTCGACATTCAGATCCAGCTCGTCTGACGTGAACGGTCTGCTTGGCAAGAAGCTCGGGATGACGCAGCTGTTCGGCGAGGACGGCAAGCTCGAGCGTGTGACCGTGCTTGAGGTCGGTCCCTGCTGGGTCACCGCCGTGCGTCGCGAGGAGCGTGACGGCTACGACGCAATTCAACTGGGGTACGAACCGGTTCGCGAGAAGGTTCTCAACCGCCCGCGGCTCGGTCATCTAAGAAAGGCAGGCGTGCCGCCGCTGCGCCTGCTTCGCGAGTTTCGCGGCCCGGTGGGTGAGCTCGAAGTAGGTGCCGAACTCCGCGTCGAGCAGGTTTTTGAACCGGGCCAGATAGTCAAGGTGTCCGGGACCTCCATCGGCAAGGGCTTCCAAGGGACGATCCGCCGCCACGGCTTCCAGCGTGGTCCGGAAACGCACGGTTCGCGCAACATCCGTAAGCCCGGCTCGATCGGCGCGGCCGCTGATCCGTCCCGCGTATTCAAAGGGCTGCGCATGGCGGGTCGAATGGGGGGCGGCCGCGTCACTCAGCGTGGCCTGCGCGTCGTTCAGGTAGTGCCGGACGAGAACTTGCTGCTGGTGCGGGGCTCCGTGCCCGGTCCCCGCGGCGGCTACGTGGAGGTACGCAGGGAGCGATGAGCGCCGCATTGCAAGCCGAGTTCATCGCTGGCGGGAGCGGTCCGCTGGAGCTCGATCCGAGCATCTTCGACTGCGACTTCAATGAGCCGGTCGTGCACCTCACGGTCGTCGCAGAGCTCGCGGCCCGGCGGCGCGGCACGCACTCGACGCTCACGCGTGGCGAGGTAGCGATGACCGGCGCCAAGGCGTGGCGTCAAAAAGGCACCGGGCGCGCGCGTGTCGGACCGCTTTCGACACCGCAGCGGCGCGGCGGCGGTGTGGCTTTCGGACCGAAGCCACGCTCCTACGTGAAGAAGGTCAATCGCAAGGCGCGGCGACTGGCTTTGCGCAGCGTGCTGTCGCTGCACGCGCGGCGTGGCTCGCTCCGCCTCGTCGATCCCGCAGCCTTCCCCGCTCCGAAAACGCGGAGCGGTGCCGAGGCCTTGCAGCGCTTCCCTGGCGAGGGGCGCGTGTTGCTGGTGGCGGAGTCCGGCGCCGACGCCTGCGTCAAGTCTTTCCGCAACCTTGCCGTATGCGAGACGGCGCCGGTGGATCGGGTCGGTGTCGTCGACCTGCTCGCTGCTCAGCGTCTGCTGCTCACGCCCGGGGCGCTGGAATACCTATCGACGATCGCGCGGCCCCCGGTGCGTCCTGCGGGCGTTACCGCCGGCGACCAGGAGGGCGAGTCATGAGCGATCCCCGATCGGTGCTGATCGAGCCGGTGCTGAGCGAGAAGACCTACGCGCTCCTTTCAGCCAATAAGTACACGTTCCGCGTGCACGAGCGGGCAACCAAGGTCGATATCCGGCGCGCCGTCGAGCAGCAGTTCGGGGTGCGCGTGCGCGACGTGCGTACCGCGTGGGTCAAGCCGAAGCCCAAGCGCCGCGGCGTTCACTCTGGGCACCGGCGACGGTGGAAGAAGGCGATCGTGACCCTCCATCCGGAGGACTCGATCGAGCTCTTCGAGGGTCAGGCGAACGAGTGAGATGGCGATCAAGAAGCACAGACCGGTAACGCCTGGGCGTAGGTTCGCTACCTACTCGACCCACGACGAGGTGACGCGCGAGCGTCCCGAGAAGTCGTTGACGCACGGCCTCAAGAAGACCGGCGGCAGGAACGCCTATGGGCGCATCACCTCACGCCACCGCGGCGGCGGCGCAAAGCGCAAGTACCGCCTGATCGACTTCAAGCGCCGCAAGGACGGTGTACCGGCGCGTGTTGCTGCCATCGAGTACGACCCGAACCGCAGTGCGCACATCGCGCTTCTCAACTACGCGGACGGGGAGAAGCGTTACATCCTCGCCCCCGAAGGACTGGCGGTCGGCGACGTCGTTATGTCCGGGGAAGAGGCCGAGATTCGCGTTGGCAACGCGCTGCCGCTGCGCGCGATACCGACGGGCACCACGGTCCACAACGTGGAGCTGACACCGGGCCGCGGTGGCCAGCTTGGGCGGGCTGCCGGCGCCGCCATTCAGCTGGTCGCCAAGGAGGGTCGTTACGCCACGCTGCGGTTGCCGTCTGGGGAGATGCGCATGGTGCTTGCCGAGTGCCGAGCCACCGTCGGACAGATCGGTCACGCCGAGCACGCCAACATCACCCTCGGCAAGGCGGGGCGCTCACGGCACCTCGGTCGCCGTCCACAAACGCGTGGGGTGGCGATGAACCCGGTCGACCATCCGCACGGCGGGGGCGAGGCTCATCACACGCCTGGTGGCCACCCGGTGACTCCGTGGGGCGTGCCGACCCTCGGCTATCGAACGCGTAAGAAGCGCAAGGCCTCCGATCGCCTGATCGTCCGCGGACGTCGTCGCGGTCGCAAGAAGGGAGGCAACCGCTGATGGGTCGCTCGACGAAGAAAGGCCCCTACGTCGATGAGCGTCTGATGCGACGCATCCAGGAGCTCAACGAGCGCGGCGAGAAACAGATCATCAAGACCTGGTCGCGCGACTCGACGATCTTCCCCGAAATGGTCGGCCACACGATCGCTGTCCACGATGGCCGCAAGCACGTACCGGTCTTCATCACGGAAGCGATGGTCGGCCACAAGCTCGGCGAGTTCGCGCCGACTCGCACCTACCGCGGTCACGCTGGCAGCGAAAAGGTCAAGGGTCGATGAGCGAGCAGCGCGACAAGCAGAGCCCCGAGCAGTCCGAGCAGGGGCGGGAAGAGCCCACTCAGCAGCAGCAGGCGGAGTCGTCCAGCGGTGGCGCCAAGGCGGCGGAGAAACGGGCCCCCGAGGCGCAAGCGCAAGCCACCGGCGAGCCGATCGTTGTTCGCGCACGAGCGCGCTACGTGCGTCGCACGCCACGGAAGGTCCGGCTAGTGATCGATCACGTCCGCGGAAAGCCCGTCGAGGAGGCGCGGGCGCTTTTGAGAAACACGCCGCGCGCAGCTGCTCGCGACGTCCTCAAGCTCTTGGACTCGGCGGTCGCTAACGCTGAGAGCCGACACGAGCTAACTCCCGGCGAACTTCGGATTGCACGCATCTGGGCCGACGAAGGTCCGACCATCAAGCGTTGGCGACCGCGCGCGTTCGGCCGCGCGACCCGCATCGACAAGCGCACCAGCCATATCACTGTCGAGCTCGAGCCGATCGTCAGCGGGAGGTAAGTCCGTGGGGCAAAAAGTTCATCCAGAGGCGCTGAGGGTCGGCTACATCCACGACTGGAAGTCGACCTGGTTCAGCGAGCGTGAGTTCGCCGACTACCTGCTGGAGGACATTCGAATTCGCCAGCACATCATCGGCAAGCTCGCGCACGCTGGTCTTAGCGACATCACGATCAAGAAGAACAAGAACGAAGTCGAGGTGAACATCCACACCGCGCGGCCGGGCATCGTGATCGGGAAGTCCGGCAGCGAGGTGGAGGCGCTGCGCAAGGAGCTGCACGACCTCACGCGCAAAGCGGTGAAGGTCAACATCCTGGAGATCAAACGCCCCGAGCTCGACGCCAAGCTCGTTGCTCAGGCGATCGCCGAGCAACTCCAGAACCGCGTGGCTTTCCGCCGCGCGATGAAGCGGGCTCTGACCTCCGCGATGCGCTCGGGCGCGAAGGGTGTTCGTATCCAGGTGTCCGGTCGGCTCGGCGGCGCCGAGATGGCACGCACCGAGGGCTACTCGGATGGGCGCGTGCCGCTGCACACTCTGCGCGCCGACATCGACTACGGATTCCACGAGGCGCATACCACCTTCGGCCGCATCGGCGTGAAGGTCTGGATCAACAAGGGCAAAATCATGCCCCAGGGGTTCGCCCAGGACCTCACCGAGATCGAGGCTCCTCGGGCCGTCAGCCCCGGTCGCGGTCGCAACGGTGGTCGCCGCGGCGGGGAAGAGCGACGGACTGGCCCGTCGCAGGAGGCGTGACAGATGCTCCAACCTCGCAAAGTCAAGTACCGCAAACAGCACCGCGGACGCATGCGCGGGGTCTCGAAAGGGGGCACCCGTGTGGAGTTCGGCGAGTACGGTCTGAAAGCGCTCGAGCCCGCGTGGATCACGAACCGCCAGATCGAGGCCGCGCGCGTGGCGATCACCCGCAAGATCAAGCGTGGCGGGAAGGTTTGGATAAACATCTTCCCCGACAAGCCCTACACGAAGAAGCCTGCGGAGACGCGGATGGGTTCGGGCAAGGGCTCCCCGGAGGGCTGGGTCGCTGTCGTCAAGCCCGGCCGCGTGATGTTCGAGCTCGCCGGTGTGCCGGAGCCGCTGGCGCGTGAAGCGATGAGACTCGCTGGTCACAAACTCCCGATCAAGACCAAGTTCGTGATGCGGGAGGGCACGGAGCAGTGAAGGCCACCGAGGTGCGACAGCTCGACGATGCCGCGCTGGTCGAGTTCATCGATGCCGCGCGGCAGGAGCTCTTCAACCTGCGCTTCCAGCACGCAACCGGGCAACTCGAAAACACTGCTCGCATCAAGCAAGTGAAGAAGGACATAGCCAGAGGCTTGACGATCGCGCGCGAGCGAGGGTTGGACGTCGACCGCGCACTAGCTGCGCTGCGACGTGAGCGCGCCGAACGGAACTAGTGGGGGTCGCAGTGGCCGTGGAGCAGGACGCAACACCTTCGAAGCGCGAGCGCGCCGCGCAGCTCGCCGAAGAGCGCGCGCAGCTGCGCAAAGCCAAGCGCGCAGCACGCCGCCGGCGGCGCCTGCGCGAGCGCGAGCGCCGCAAGGCGCAAGCCGTTCAAAACGCACCACAGGTAGCCGGTGATGGCGACTCACAGGCGCCGGCAGCCGGCGCCCACAAAAGGCGCCGCAAGGTGCGCGAGGGAGTAGTAACCTCTGCGCGCGCGGA
Protein-coding regions in this window:
- the rplP gene encoding 50S ribosomal protein L16, which produces MLQPRKVKYRKQHRGRMRGVSKGGTRVEFGEYGLKALEPAWITNRQIEAARVAITRKIKRGGKVWINIFPDKPYTKKPAETRMGSGKGSPEGWVAVVKPGRVMFELAGVPEPLAREAMRLAGHKLPIKTKFVMREGTEQ
- the tuf gene encoding elongation factor Tu, translated to MAKEKFERTKPHVNVGTIGHIDHGKTTLTAAITKVLAETVGGEAKSFEEIDNAPEERERGITIATSHVEYQTEKRHYAHVDCPGHADYIKNMITGAAQMDGAILVVSAADGPMPQTREHVLLARQVNVPYIVVFLNKVDMVDDEELLELVEMEVRELLSEYEYPGDEVPVIKGSALKALEGDEEYKKRILELAEALDTYIPEPERPLDKPFLMPIEDVFTITGRGTVVTGRIEQGIIKTGDEVEIVGIRPTQKTVVTGVEMFRKILDEGRAGDNVGCLLRGIERDAVERGQVLAAPGSITPHTKFKAQVYALKKEEGGRHTPFFNGYRPQFYFRTTDVTGVCQLPEGTEMVMPGDNVELTVELIQPIAMDEGLRFAIREGGRTVGSGVVTKILE
- the rpmC gene encoding 50S ribosomal protein L29; translated protein: MKATEVRQLDDAALVEFIDAARQELFNLRFQHATGQLENTARIKQVKKDIARGLTIARERGLDVDRALAALRRERAERN
- the rplD gene encoding 50S ribosomal protein L4, whose product is MSAALQAEFIAGGSGPLELDPSIFDCDFNEPVVHLTVVAELAARRRGTHSTLTRGEVAMTGAKAWRQKGTGRARVGPLSTPQRRGGGVAFGPKPRSYVKKVNRKARRLALRSVLSLHARRGSLRLVDPAAFPAPKTRSGAEALQRFPGEGRVLLVAESGADACVKSFRNLAVCETAPVDRVGVVDLLAAQRLLLTPGALEYLSTIARPPVRPAGVTAGDQEGES
- the rplV gene encoding 50S ribosomal protein L22 yields the protein MVVRARARYVRRTPRKVRLVIDHVRGKPVEEARALLRNTPRAAARDVLKLLDSAVANAESRHELTPGELRIARIWADEGPTIKRWRPRAFGRATRIDKRTSHITVELEPIVSGR
- the rplW gene encoding 50S ribosomal protein L23, giving the protein MSDPRSVLIEPVLSEKTYALLSANKYTFRVHERATKVDIRRAVEQQFGVRVRDVRTAWVKPKPKRRGVHSGHRRRWKKAIVTLHPEDSIELFEGQANE
- the rpsJ gene encoding 30S ribosomal protein S10, with protein sequence MTQNKIRIRLKAYDPSAIETAAREIVETAVRTGARVSGPVPLPTERNVYCVIRGPFKDKDSREHFEIRTHKRLIDIHQPTPKTVDSLQRLDHLPAGVDIQIQLV
- the rpsS gene encoding 30S ribosomal protein S19, which produces MGRSTKKGPYVDERLMRRIQELNERGEKQIIKTWSRDSTIFPEMVGHTIAVHDGRKHVPVFITEAMVGHKLGEFAPTRTYRGHAGSEKVKGR
- the rplC gene encoding 50S ribosomal protein L3, encoding MNGLLGKKLGMTQLFGEDGKLERVTVLEVGPCWVTAVRREERDGYDAIQLGYEPVREKVLNRPRLGHLRKAGVPPLRLLREFRGPVGELEVGAELRVEQVFEPGQIVKVSGTSIGKGFQGTIRRHGFQRGPETHGSRNIRKPGSIGAAADPSRVFKGLRMAGRMGGGRVTQRGLRVVQVVPDENLLLVRGSVPGPRGGYVEVRRER
- the fusA gene encoding elongation factor G encodes the protein MPRKVPLERTRNIGIMAHIDAGKTTTTERILFYTGRTHKLGEVHEGAATMDWMEQEQERGITITSAATTAFWKDHRINIIDTPGHVDFTVEVERSLRVLDGAIAVFDAVAGVEPQSETVWRQADKYRVPRIAFINKMDRVGANFDASVQSMIDRLGARPVPIQLPLGSEADFRGVIDLITMKAIVWHDELGREWGEEEIPADQLERAQAARTELIEAVAEYDDELMEDYLEDRPIEPARLKADLRKATLDFHAGERPPLTPVLCGAAFKNKGIQPLLDAVIDYLPSPLDIPPVTGIVPGTADEHGEPRVEQREPRDDAPFAALAFKVMSDPFVGKLTYFRVYSGTLQAGSKVLNATTGRTERIGRLLMMHANHREEQEEVYAGDIAAAVGLKQTSTGDTLCDPQHPIVLETMQFPEPVVHLSIEPKTKADQEKLSVGLSRLAEEDPTFRVRTDEETGQTVISGMGELHLEVIVDRLRREFGVDANVGRPQVAYRETIKGTAKRVEGKFIRQTGGAGQYGVVYIDVEPAAGEGFDFVNEVKGGAVPSEFIPAVEQGIEEAMASGVLAGYPVQDVRVRLVDGKAHEVDSSEMAFKIAGSLAFKEAVKRANPVLLEPIMAVEVVTPQEFVGDVIGDLSRRRGRVESQEQRGNAIAVRASVPLAEMFGYATDLRSMTQGRATYTMQFSHYEEVPPQIAREIVESRAGEPVGAAS
- the rplB gene encoding 50S ribosomal protein L2, with the protein product MAIKKHRPVTPGRRFATYSTHDEVTRERPEKSLTHGLKKTGGRNAYGRITSRHRGGGAKRKYRLIDFKRRKDGVPARVAAIEYDPNRSAHIALLNYADGEKRYILAPEGLAVGDVVMSGEEAEIRVGNALPLRAIPTGTTVHNVELTPGRGGQLGRAAGAAIQLVAKEGRYATLRLPSGEMRMVLAECRATVGQIGHAEHANITLGKAGRSRHLGRRPQTRGVAMNPVDHPHGGGEAHHTPGGHPVTPWGVPTLGYRTRKKRKASDRLIVRGRRRGRKKGGNR
- the rpsC gene encoding 30S ribosomal protein S3; its protein translation is MGQKVHPEALRVGYIHDWKSTWFSEREFADYLLEDIRIRQHIIGKLAHAGLSDITIKKNKNEVEVNIHTARPGIVIGKSGSEVEALRKELHDLTRKAVKVNILEIKRPELDAKLVAQAIAEQLQNRVAFRRAMKRALTSAMRSGAKGVRIQVSGRLGGAEMARTEGYSDGRVPLHTLRADIDYGFHEAHTTFGRIGVKVWINKGKIMPQGFAQDLTEIEAPRAVSPGRGRNGGRRGGEERRTGPSQEA